The DNA sequence TCCTCCTATTATATCTTCTCCGTTAGACCCAGTGCCACCACCTTCTTCCGTTATGCCTCCTTCCTCATCTACTTCACCCGCCACTTCGACGCCTCTTGACGATTCTCGCCCCCCCTTCCCCTCGGTGGAATCCTCCGTGAGATCGTTGTCCTCCAGCTAGGTACATGGCTGCTACAAGTTATTTCGATGAATTTGGTTCCTTTATGGCTGCTGTCCACACTTTACAGGAACCATCACATTATCGTATGGCCGTACAACATGCTGAATGGTGTGATGCTATGTATGAGGAATTGTCTGCTCTTGAACGCACGGGTACAGGGGATTTTGTGCCTCTTCCACCAGGGAAGTCCTTGATATCTTGTCGTTGGATCTATAAAATCAAGACTCACTCGGATGGTAGTATTGAGCGCTATAAAGTGCGTCTCGTTGCACGTGATTTTGATCGGGAGTATGGGATTGATTATAAGGAGACCTTTGCTCCTATTGCCAAAATGGCTTCTGTTCGTACTCTTCTTATAGTCGCATCTATTCGTAATTAGCCTCTttttcagcttgatgtgaagaatgcttttcttcatggggTCCTTCATGAGGAACTCTATATGTAGTCACCTCTTGGTCTAGCTCATTCTCCCGGTTAGGTTTGTCGTCTTCGTTGGGCCCTTTATGGTCTCAAACGAGCTCCTCAAGCCTGGTTTGAATGTTTTGCAGTTGTTGTTCGGTCAGCTGGTTTTGTTCGGAGTGAGAATGATCATGCTATGGTCACTCACACTTCTCATGCCGATTACACTATTTTGCtactctatgttgatgatatgattattatCGGGGATGACTCTGCTCATATTACTTATACTAAGCAATATCTTCACCGTCGGTTTGCTATGAAGGATCTAGGTTTCTTACGTTATTTTCTCGGTATTGAGGTTGCTCGCAATCGACGTGGTATTCTTCTCTTCCAGCAGAAGTACATCGCCGACATCCGGCTCATGCCGAGTTATCTAATACTCGTCTTGCGGTTACTCCTGTTGAACTTCATTTACGCCTTCGTCCGAATGATGATGAGCCTCTGTCTAATGTCACTCGCCATCGGGCTCTTGTTGGCAGTCTTGTCGATCTTACGACTACTTGTCCCGATATCGCCTATGCTGTTCACCTTGTCGGTCAATTTGTAGCGGCTCCTCGTACAGTTCATTATGCTGTTGTACTCCGGATTCTGTGATATCTTCGTGGTACTCTGACACGCTCAATTTTTCTCCTATCAACTTCCTCACTTGCTCTTCGTGCTTACTCTGATGCCGATTGGACTTCGGATGTTACCGACCGCAAGTCCATTACGagattttgtgtctttttggGTGATTCTCTGATTTCTTTGTGTGCTAAGAAGCAGACTGTCGTGTCTCGCTCTTCTGTTGAGtccgagtatcgtgctatggccgacactacggttgagattatttGGCTTCGTTGTCTCCTTGCCGATCTTGGTGTTGCCTCCTCTAATCCCATTCCTCTTCATTGTGACAACAAGAGTGCTATTCACATTGCTATAAATCCGATCTTCCATGAGCGTACCAAGCACATCAACATTGATTGTCATATCACTCGTCATCAACTCCAAGCACATatcatttttcttccctttgtaGCCTCTGTAGCCCAGCTTGCCGACTTATTCACCAAATCTCTTACATCACAACGATTTGCTGCTTTTCTTTCCAAACTCTCATTGGTTGACCCATCTTGAGTTTGAAGGgggtgttatatatatatatatattaggacTAGGGTTTTTCCTTTAATGTATGTATTTACGTTTATACCATTCTTTGTATGTATACTTATATTGACATTGTGCTTAATTATAAATCTagcattccattattcacttcttTAAATCTAACACAGACAAAGCTATGCACCAGTGTGTGTGATTCATCAATTTTGTCAAATGCCCGTccatttttcctcttcaaagTTGAAATGCCcgaaaataaattcaattttcaacgACGAACCCAAATTCAGAACAGCCGAATATGCTTTGCTGTACTCGGGGAAAATgtcataaaatattattatccAGAAAGAACGAATTAGTCAATGTTCGGCTCAGAAGTCTACAGATTAACCATCCCGATCGGAGGGCTGGAAAATCACCATCGATTCTCCATCAGATGATCGATCATGCTTCATCGGCATCGCGCGTCATAATCCGCGCCTGCCCACTTGGCGACACATGTTTCCTCCAACTTCGAATTgagcaaacaaaaacaaaaaacggCGTACTTTTCTTGTTTTCGGTGATTCGCGGAGACGAAGGAGCTTCTCAAATTGATTCGCCATGTTCGCCAAGCGATTGTTGCAGAAGGCCGCGCAGCAgcttcagcagcagcagcagcaacatcGACGTCGCAGCAATCCCGGAGAAGAAGAGCGAGAAACGCAAGCTCCTCAGGTTCACCCCAAGCATTTATTTCTTTGCTCGTGTTGACCCGTCTCGGTCGGTTGttgattgaattgaatttcATTGCTGAATAGCGGAATTCCAGGTTCGATGTTTGCTCCCCGAGGTTTGTGGAGGAATGTTGGTTTCCTGTTCGGTCATGGgcaggtcatttttttttttttttttgtctgtgtTTTTTCCTCATTTCATCAATCGACGGGGACGAATTTGAAAGGAAATCGCAATCAGATGGTAATTTGATCGGTTTTGGGTAAATAGCATTGCCCCATTAGCCGAAAATTACAGGAGTATCGATCCCCTGGATATAGCGTGCACAAAATGCTGAACCAGAGTCATTTCACCGAGAACTTTGTTGGTGGACATGTCATAAAATTATACGTGAAAGCAATGGAGAATGAGCATGTATCGATGAGTTTGATGTTTTTCATTGAAAAGTCTACTGTTTGACGCCTGCAAAACTTGGACTTGGCCATCTTTGCCCATTTAACCAGATGTCGCGGGAAATGGCAATGGCAAGGTCGCTAGTGCCGAGTTCTTGAAAGATTCTGGTTATGGTTGCTTATTATGACCTTGTACAATGAGGAGATTCCATGATAATGTCACAAAGTCGTGCAGGTTTTATCAATTTCAGAAGAGAAAATGTTAGATGGGTCAATTTCCCACGTTGCACATAATCGAGTTTGTGTGTTCTTGTTCAATACACCAGGCAGCTTGGAGGGCATTTGAGCCTTTTTGGATCAGAGAGAGTTTGTACTTAGATGGGGTTCGAGGAAATTTCACCTTTCCCATAGGCTTGAGATAAAGTGCAAAGTCATCTCACTATGCAGACAAAACCGTTCATTAGGTGGATTTGTCACTAATAGTATCAAAAAAAGGTGTTTCCTTTAGAGGATAAGTTCTGGCATTCAAAATGCCACATGCATGTACCATCTGGAGTTCATCATAGTATTCTTTGATCGTTAGATTTTAAGTTCTTCCACAATTCTTCCGGCAATTTTTCTACATCTGAATCGTCTTTCAGTTCGTATCCCGTGGATAAGGGATGAATTTGGAGTAGCACCTAAATATTCTTGTCTGTTCTAATCTTTTATGTGGAACTTTGATCAGTCTTTTGCATTACTGCTTTCCCTTTTGCAGCTTAATGTGCCACTTGGAGGCTTGACATCTATGGATTTGGACCCTCGCGTTACTGTTCATTATGGCATTCCCTCTACTGCATCTATTATGGCTCTTGATCCCATTCAGAGCCTTTTGGCAATAGGAACTTTGTGAGTTGGATGTCCTGTTGACTACGTAAATGAATTTCAAGGCGAGATGAAACTGtgtttatcttttatttattccATCAAAGAATCATTCTGTGATTGTTAATCCTCTGCAGAAGTGTTTGACCATTGTCTTTCTGCAAAATATTGTAGTTGTACCCTCAAAGCGCCTATAGCAAAGTAGGCTGCTAGGTCATGTGACTCTGCCCACTTTTGACCCTGATTCAATACATTCAACTGCAGGGATGGTCGGATCAAAGTGATTGGGGGTGGTAACATCGAAGCTTTATTTGTATCTGCAAAGCAGTTGCCATTTAAGCACTTAGAGGTCTGTCAATTTTTCTCTGATGGATAATTTGTTatcttcatttgcattttttacGGCGTTTAGGAGTAACTCTGGTGAAGTACATCATTCTGAATGGAGTATAAAAAGATGAAGTTCTGTATCTCTATAAAGTCCATTGCCATTCATTTACAAAGTTGATTCTCACCAGCTAACATTATTATGTCCTTCAACAGTTCCTGCAAAATCAAGGTTTCCTAGTCAGTATATCCAATGACAACGACATACAGGTTTAAACTCTTAAGTCCGTGTGATCTTTTAGTTCCAATAAATTAAATTCTTATCTGGTGTTTCCTTCTTTCGGAAGAATGCCTGTTTGCCTTtctcaatttcattttctcaGTATAATTGTTGGCACTTGTTCAACTTTGTGTTGACTGGCTTAATAGACTGTTGACATTGGCAGGTTTGGGACATAAAGTATAGGAATGTTGCATGTACTTTACAGTGGGAATCAAATATAACTGCCTTTTCAGTGATTCAGGGGACTGGATACATGTACAAATTACTATCTCTGGAAACATTCCATTATCAGTTATTTTCCTTTGTCTAGAGCCTATCAGACCCATGAGATCTGGTCTTCTGTTCAGGTATATTGGGGATGAGAACGGTATGGTGTTTGTGCTAAAGTGTGATGCAGGCCAAAGACAGATTGTTCAACTTCCTTACCTTATTCCAGCAGATTCAGTTGCTGGTAATCTTTCAACACATTCCCTTGTAAATGGTCTAACAAATCCATTCTACTTCGTTTCATACTCAACTCGTCTTTGCATTTCTTTTAGCATTAAATGGAGTCAATAGACTCACTGCATTAGCATTATTTTGGATCTTGGTAGCTTCACGTGTATGGGCTGTCCAGTTGATCCGGTTCATTTTTGGAAATTGATAAGCCCAAGGTTTTAATTTTTACGTCCCGgcatgaactttatttcaatgaTATGAAAGTTTGATTCTTGCATGAAGTAAACTAGAAGTATGTATGTAACTGACAGTTATGCTGCTTTGTCTAACCTCATCTCATATCGACATGGTGCAAATGGATTGCTAAGATGCCTTTTCCCTTATATAAACAGCATTTTCTCCAAATCTGTGTCTAGGAAAATATCTAGTCTACCGTTTGATGAATAATTTCACTCATACAAAGATATAATATAACTAAGTGTTTTCTTCATGTAGGGATAGAAACATGGTTTCTGCCATATGATTGCGACTTATGTTGTGCATCCTGCTATATAGGGTTATTGAAAACAGTTGACCTCGCCATGTATATATGGAATTAAAGTGACTATTTATATTTTCAACATTATGTGTTCCTATAGTTTCTTAGCTGTAGTTAATAATTCCAATTTCCTGTCTGGCTTCCAGAAGCAGCTGCAATTTCTGTGCCTCATCGTCAGTCTGTTGTGGGGGTTCTTACACAACCTTGTTCCCTGGGAAACAGGTATAATAAAATACGCTCTATTCTCCTtatggttttttattttatagctTAGCCTGATTATATAGTTTGCATAATGCCATGTAATTTGTTCACTTTCTAAGTCGCATCGAAGTTGTCTTGCAAAATGAAAACTCGATGGTGGCCAAATTAATGATTATGGTTTTTAATTTGGTGACTTGTCTTTGGATGATCCTGGTGAGAGCACCCATTTTTCAATGGGCCTTCGAAGGTTTACCATTTGTTCAACTTTTTGTTGAAATGAACGTCATTCAATGACTTCTGGCCTGGAGTGCTTCATTGTGGATGGCCTAATACACtatgtttcattttctttctgaCAAGGTCCATCTGAATTCAAAATGACCAACTTCAAGCTTTTGAGTGCAACTTTGCCACATATGCTGAAGTTATAAGACTAGGAGATGGTACATTGAGCTGGTGGCTTTGTTTATTTGGAATGGCCCCCGATATGCAGAAAAACTGGGGATTATTACTCCCGTTTTGCATGGATCCCCTGGAACAGGATGACAGCTTAGCCAGTACATGAGATAATATGATTATGCATATACTGCAGTGCAAATGCTTCAAATTTGTTTgtatattctttttttcatattctaaCTATATATTAAGCCAGGCCAACAGTTGAGACCGTTCTCTTTCTAAATGAACTGATGGGTACTTTTGAGTAGTGGGATGTATGACTGTGTAAGGTTTATACACTGCCCTTTAGCATATGCTGTGTCTGGGTGAATTAATGCTAATAAAGAGATTGGATTGCATGCAGGCTGTTAATTGCGTACGAGAATGGGTTGATTGTACTCTGGGATATTTCAGCAAATCAGGCTGTCTTAGTAAGAGGCCAAAAAGATCTCCAATTGAAGGAGGGAACAGTGATCTCCTTGCCAAAAATAGCAAGAAATGAGCTTTCTGAGGATATCTCTGACAGTGAACCGATGGATAAAGAGATAAGCTCTCTTTGTTGGCTATCTGCAGACGGATCTGTTCTGGCTGTTGGTTATGTCGATGGGGATATATTGTTGTGGAACATGTCTACTACTGTCTCCAGAAATCAGCATGGTGGAAAAGTGTCTAATGATGTTGTTAAGCTTCAGATAGCCTCTGGTGACAGAAGACTTCCAGTCATTGTGTTACACTGGTCTGCCAGTAGTTCTCGGAATGGTCATGGGGGCCAACTTTTTGTATATGGGGGTGATGAAATCGGTTCTGAAGAAGTGTTGACGGTCAGCTTTTAATCCAAATTGCTGCACCCTTTAATCATCAAGCTTCATAGGATAAATTGTGTTTGCTATCAACAATTAAGCAACTCACTGCAATAGTGTGATTAGGCGAATGATCTATGTCACTATGATGAAATACTTCCATTTTGCAAAGTAGCAATGGCCACTAAAGCTTAATGTCATTAAAATGGGACAAGTAAAAGGATTAAAAATTACTGATTGATTTCTTTAACAGCGGTACAGGTTAGTTTTCCTGCTTTCCAGCTGTTTTTTGTCCTGTAATAGCTCTTGGCTGTCTGAAAATGCAATTAGTCTAACTTTGCTTTTATAATGGAAAATATATGATCAATGCTTAGTGGAAGGTTTCAGTAATACATAGATTGTTGTTTATACAGCACCAATTAACTAGGTATTATATCATCGTTTCACCGAATTTTGCAGATTCTGAGTCTTAATTGGGCTTCTGGGATTGAAGAAGTGAAATGCATTGGTCGTGTGGACCTCAGGCTTAATGGTTCTTATGCTGATATGGTTTTGTTACCTACTTCAAGTCCAATTGGTGGAGTGTACGCTAGTTCCCTCATTGTATTAACGAATCCAGGACAACTGCATGTCTATGATGAAGGCTGTCTCTCTGCCTTAACGTCTCAGCAGGACACAAAAGCTACTGTTTCTCCACTGCCATATCCAATGGTCATACCTACTGTGGAACCGCAAATGACTGTGAGTCACCTTGGTTTTGTACATGCTGATGGGGCATTTTCCGGAGCTTTTTCAAAGGTATGGCTTATTTCTGGCCTCTGTCCGACTTTTCAGGGGTCCTTTATACAGCTTTCATGGAAATTTAATACTCTGTGGACAGCAATTTATCAATCTAGGTCTTCTCCCTTAATTAGATGGTTGCAGCTGCAAAACATCACCTGAAGAACAATCTTCCAACCGGCCATACTGAGTGGCCTTTAACCGGTGGGGTCCCTAGTCAACTTCGCCTTTCAGAAGTGAATCAAGTCGAGAGGATATATGTAGCAGGTTATCGAGATGGATCGGTTCGAATGTGGGACGCAACATGCCCAACTCTGTCACTGATCTATGTTCTTGATCCAGGGGTATGTGTCTCAATGCAGTATCCATAAACCACCAAATGTCATTGACTACTTTGCCTTTCATACTTCCATTACTTCCTCAGCTGCTGGCAGTCTAGCCTTTCTACAAAGGCAATTCTTCATATGACGATATCATTATTGTTTTTGGGGGATGAGTAAACAGCAATATTATGTATTGTGCAGGTGCCAGATATCATGATTCCGGGTGCAAATGCAGCAGTGTCATCCATAGATTTTTGCTCAACCACTTTAAGTTTGGCTGTTGGAAATGAGTGCGGTCTTGTAAGAGTTAAAAATTAGTTGCATGATGTTTCCATAACCGAATGTTAGCAGTACACTGAACCTCTTTTCTCAAATTGTGATTGTGTAGGTTTGTCTGTACAAGTTGATTAATAATAGTTCAGACGAATCAACCCTGCACATTGTGACAGAAACAGAGAATAAAGGTATGATAGTAGAGTACTTGTGACTTGTTAAACAGTTTGAATCTATGCGAACGCTTCGAATGTTTCTTAAAGAAAGCTTCATGACTAGCCACTATATGAAGAAGCCGTGGATTTTGGAGGTGTATGAAACAGGTTGAAGGAACCATGCAGCATattcttttacccttttgtgAAAGCACTAAGCAATTAGGGTGCATGTGGAAGCATCCCAAAGATATTTCAACATTTTACATGCCCCAAGATTAGCGAAAGCTGGTGATGGGGGTGCATAACCTTCCTAATAAGAATTTCTTTAAAAGGCAAAATGGCCATCTCACATATCAACGTCTCCCGCCCATGGTTGACTGTTCTATCGGAGGTTTTGATTCACAACATTATCTAGTTTGAAAGATGGGAGTAACCCTTTAAGAAGTAACTCTCTGGTCTTAACTTATGAAAGCATGCAATATCTGTGGACTCTAAATAATCACGCCCCCGGTTGGCAGTAGCAATTTGCCTGTACTTATACCCATCTAACTTGCTGAGCTAAGGTGTCGGTACTCATTTGAATGCTATTGTGTGTGTAACGGTCTGCAACTTTTGTGCAGTTCAAAATTTAGTCCAAGAGGATGGGCCACAGTGCATAGCCATACTTTCTTTACTCAATTCTTCCATTGGCActctaaaatttggaaattctGGAACCAAACTTCTTGTTGGATTTGAATGTGGCCAGGTGTGGATCATGAATTGAGCCTTTGATGATTTCGCCATCTTTCATGTCCATTGGGTTCACTATTTTACTTTTCCATCTTGGTTTTCAGGTGGCAGTGTTTGATACTAGCACTATGTCAGTTCTGTTTGTCACGGACAGGGCATCAGACTCAAGTTCCCCAGTCATTTCTCTAGTTGTGAGTACATTTGCAGAATGTAGCGAATTGGTAAACGGTCTGAGTGAATCTGAAGGCAGAGATCTAAGAAATCCTGAAGAGCCACCTTTATTCATATTGACTAGAAATGCACATCTTGCAATATTGGATAGTTCCAATGGTGATATCATCGGCTCTCAGTGGTTCCACTCTGGAAATAACCACACTGCTATATCTCTGCATATAATAGGcaagaaattttcatttgtgAAGAAGATTAACTTTAGGCAATTCTTTAGTGGCAATTTCCTGAAAGTTATTTCAACTTTGAACACAGAAAGCAGTCATCTTGTTTCTGAAGTCTCTCTTGACTCTCATCCGGTGAACTTGTCAGAGGACGGTGAAGTCAAAGAGGGAAATGCAGGTTCTAAGTTTGACCAGGGAAGTAATCCCCTAATATCTGAATCAGCAGCCTGCTCTCAAGCTACCCCTCTTGGACTGGGACCAAGATTGTTTGTTTTACTCTGCTGTGAAGATATAATAAGCTTACATCCTTTGACATCTGCTACTGAGGTGCAATCTATTTAACTTATCATCACCTCCAGTAGTGCTCTTTAATGTGGAAGTTTGTTAACTGGCAGTCTTGCAGATTGACAATAACTTCATTCGACAAGTCAACCTCGTAAAACCATGTTGTTGGACAACAGTCCTGAAAAAAGACGAGAAGGATTCTGGATTAGTAATTGTTTATCAGACTGGAGACATTGAAATAAGGTAAGGTGACCATTTGTATCTCTCCCTTAATGTTGCTGCTTGGGAATCTGCTGTAAGGTGGACAATCTTGACCAGCAGTAGTGGTTGCTGAGTTCCGAATTGTTTTGCCTCCCTATACTTTCCATTTGGTAGTGTGTTTTGGCAAAGAATCTCCGGTGATGAGATTTTTCTGATGGAAATGATCATTTATGGACAGGTCTTTGTTAAACTTGGAAGTGGTGGCAGAAAGCTCTTTGATGTCCATTCTGAGG is a window from the Rhodamnia argentea isolate NSW1041297 chromosome 8, ASM2092103v1, whole genome shotgun sequence genome containing:
- the LOC115748104 gene encoding uncharacterized protein LOC115748104 isoform X3; amino-acid sequence: MFAKRLLQKAAQQLQQQQQQHRRRSNPGEEERETQAPQLNVPLGGLTSMDLDPRVTVHYGIPSTASIMALDPIQSLLAIGTLDGRIKVIGGGNIEALFVSAKQLPFKHLEFLQNQGFLVSISNDNDIQVWDIKYRNVACTLQWESNITAFSVIQGTGYMYIGDENGMVFVLKCDAGQRQIVQLPYLIPADSVAEAAAISVPHRQSVVGVLTQPCSLGNRLLIAYENGLIVLWDISANQAVLVRGQKDLQLKEGTVISLPKIARNELSEDISDSEPMDKEISSLCWLSADGSVLAVGYVDGDILLWNMSTTVSRNQHGGKVSNDVVKLQIASGDRRLPVIVLHWSASSSRNGHGGQLFVYGGDEIGSEEVLTILSLNWASGIEEVKCIGRVDLRLNGSYADMVLLPTSSPIGGVYASSLIVLTNPGQLHVYDEGCLSALTSQQDTKATVSPLPYPMVIPTVEPQMTVSHLGFVHADGAFSGAFSKMVAAAKHHLKNNLPTGHTEWPLTGGVPSQLRLSEVNQVERIYVAGYRDGSVRMWDATCPTLSLIYVLDPGVPDIMIPGANAAVSSIDFCSTTLSLAVGNECGLVCLYKLINNSSDESTLHIVTETENKVQNLVQEDGPQCIAILSLLNSSIGTLKFGNSGTKLLVGFECGQVAVFDTSTMSVLFVTDRASDSSSPVISLVVSTFAECSELVNGLSESEGRDLRNPEEPPLFILTRNAHLAILDSSNGDIIGSQWFHSGNNHTAISLHIIESSHLVSEVSLDSHPVNLSEDGEVKEGNAGSKFDQGSNPLISESAACSQATPLGLGPRLFVLLCCEDIISLHPLTSATEIDNNFIRQVNLVKPCCWTTVLKKDEKDSGLVIVYQTGDIEIRSLLNLEVVAESSLMSILRWSFKTNMDKMMSSGGNGKIALVNGCEFAFISLSAHENDLRIPDSLPCLHDDVVAAAVGASTNLSPDQKKLQLQGTAGRGVFGGIIKGLKADDIEIDEPATVSSSSHQTKHDESARKGERERLFEGASADTKPRPRTREEIIAKYRKTGDASSAALQARDKLVQRQEKLERISRRTEELQNGAEDFASMASELAKRMENRKWWNMF
- the LOC115748104 gene encoding uncharacterized protein LOC115748104 isoform X1, whose amino-acid sequence is MFAKRLLQKAAQQLQQQQQQHRRRSNPGEEERETQAPQLNVPLGGLTSMDLDPRVTVHYGIPSTASIMALDPIQSLLAIGTLDGRIKVIGGGNIEALFVSAKQLPFKHLEFLQNQGFLVSISNDNDIQVWDIKYRNVACTLQWESNITAFSVIQGTGYMYIGDENGMVFVLKCDAGQRQIVQLPYLIPADSVAEAAAISVPHRQSVVGVLTQPCSLGNRLLIAYENGLIVLWDISANQAVLVRGQKDLQLKEGTVISLPKIARNELSEDISDSEPMDKEISSLCWLSADGSVLAVGYVDGDILLWNMSTTVSRNQHGGKVSNDVVKLQIASGDRRLPVIVLHWSASSSRNGHGGQLFVYGGDEIGSEEVLTILSLNWASGIEEVKCIGRVDLRLNGSYADMVLLPTSSPIGGVYASSLIVLTNPGQLHVYDEGCLSALTSQQDTKATVSPLPYPMVIPTVEPQMTVSHLGFVHADGAFSGAFSKMVAAAKHHLKNNLPTGHTEWPLTGGVPSQLRLSEVNQVERIYVAGYRDGSVRMWDATCPTLSLIYVLDPGVPDIMIPGANAAVSSIDFCSTTLSLAVGNECGLVCLYKLINNSSDESTLHIVTETENKVQNLVQEDGPQCIAILSLLNSSIGTLKFGNSGTKLLVGFECGQVAVFDTSTMSVLFVTDRASDSSSPVISLVVSTFAECSELVNGLSESEGRDLRNPEEPPLFILTRNAHLAILDSSNGDIIGSQWFHSGNNHTAISLHIIESSHLVSEVSLDSHPVNLSEDGEVKEGNAGSKFDQGSNPLISESAACSQATPLGLGPRLFVLLCCEDIISLHPLTSATEIDNNFIRQVNLVKPCCWTTVLKKDEKDSGLVIVYQTGDIEIRSLLNLEVVAESSLMSILRWSFKTNMDKMMSSGGNGKIALVNGCEFAFISLSAHENDLRIPDSLPCLHDDVVAAAVGASTNLSPDQKKLQLQGTAGRGVFGGIIKGLKVGEVDDNSYLSEAGSNDPLLLEGIFSEPLTLRTSIPNPTAHDGVIELNIDDIEIDEPATVSSSSHQTKHDESARKGERERLFEGASADTKPRPRTREEIIAKYRKTGDASSAALQARDKLVQRQEKLERISRRTEELQNGAEDFASMASELAKRMENRKWWNMF
- the LOC115748104 gene encoding uncharacterized protein LOC115748104 isoform X4 produces the protein MFAKRLLQKAAQQLQQQQQQHRRRSNPGEEERETQAPQLNVPLGGLTSMDLDPRVTVHYGIPSTASIMALDPIQSLLAIGTLDGRIKVIGGGNIEALFVSAKQLPFKHLEFLQNQGFLVSISNDNDIQVWDIKYRNVACTLQWESNITAFSVIQGTGYMYIGDENGMVFVLKCDAGQRQIVQLPYLIPADSVAEAAAISVPHRQSVVGVLTQPCSLGNRLLIAYENGLIVLWDISANQAVLVRGQKDLQLKEGTVISLPKIARNELSEDISDSEPMDKEISSLCWLSADGSVLAVGYVDGDILLWNMSTTVSRNQHGGKVSNDVVKLQIASGDRRLPVIVLHWSASSSRNGHGGQLFVYGGDEIGSEEVLTILSLNWASGIEEVKCIGRVDLRLNGSYADMVLLPTSSPIGGVYASSLIVLTNPGQLHVYDEGCLSALTSQQDTKATVSPLPYPMVIPTVEPQMTVSHLGFVHADGAFSGAFSKMVAAAKHHLKNNLPTGHTEWPLTGGVPSQLRLSEVNQVERIYVAGYRDGSVRMWDATCPTLSLIYVLDPGVPDIMIPGANAAVSSIDFCSTTLSLAVGNECGLVCLYKLINNSSDESTLHIVTETENKVQNLVQEDGPQCIAILSLLNSSIGTLKFGNSGTKLLVGFECGQVAVFDTSTMSVLFVTDRASDSSSPVISLVVSTFAECSELVNGLSESEGRDLRNPEEPPLFILTRNAHLAILDSSNGDIIGSQWFHSGNNHTAISLHIIESSHLVSEVSLDSHPVNLSEDGEVKEGNAGSKFDQGSNPLISESAACSQATPLGLGPRLFVLLCCEDIISLHPLTSATEIDNNFIRQVNLVKPCCWTTVLKKDEKDSGLVIVYQTGDIEIRSLLNLEVVAESSLMSILRWSFKTNMDKMMSSGGNGKIALVNGCEFAFISLSAHENDLRIPDSLPCLHDDVVAAAVGASTNLSPDQKKLQGTAGRGVFGGIIKGLKADDIEIDEPATVSSSSHQTKHDESARKGERERLFEGASADTKPRPRTREEIIAKYRKTGDASSAALQARDKLVQRQEKLERISRRTEELQNGAEDFASMASELAKRMENRKWWNMF
- the LOC115748104 gene encoding uncharacterized protein LOC115748104 isoform X2, which produces MFAKRLLQKAAQQLQQQQQQHRRRSNPGEEERETQAPQLNVPLGGLTSMDLDPRVTVHYGIPSTASIMALDPIQSLLAIGTLDGRIKVIGGGNIEALFVSAKQLPFKHLEFLQNQGFLVSISNDNDIQVWDIKYRNVACTLQWESNITAFSVIQGTGYMYIGDENGMVFVLKCDAGQRQIVQLPYLIPADSVAEAAAISVPHRQSVVGVLTQPCSLGNRLLIAYENGLIVLWDISANQAVLVRGQKDLQLKEGTVISLPKIARNELSEDISDSEPMDKEISSLCWLSADGSVLAVGYVDGDILLWNMSTTVSRNQHGGKVSNDVVKLQIASGDRRLPVIVLHWSASSSRNGHGGQLFVYGGDEIGSEEVLTILSLNWASGIEEVKCIGRVDLRLNGSYADMVLLPTSSPIGGVYASSLIVLTNPGQLHVYDEGCLSALTSQQDTKATVSPLPYPMVIPTVEPQMTVSHLGFVHADGAFSGAFSKMVAAAKHHLKNNLPTGHTEWPLTGGVPSQLRLSEVNQVERIYVAGYRDGSVRMWDATCPTLSLIYVLDPGVPDIMIPGANAAVSSIDFCSTTLSLAVGNECGLVCLYKLINNSSDESTLHIVTETENKVQNLVQEDGPQCIAILSLLNSSIGTLKFGNSGTKLLVGFECGQVAVFDTSTMSVLFVTDRASDSSSPVISLVVSTFAECSELVNGLSESEGRDLRNPEEPPLFILTRNAHLAILDSSNGDIIGSQWFHSGNNHTAISLHIIESSHLVSEVSLDSHPVNLSEDGEVKEGNAGSKFDQGSNPLISESAACSQATPLGLGPRLFVLLCCEDIISLHPLTSATEIDNNFIRQVNLVKPCCWTTVLKKDEKDSGLVIVYQTGDIEIRSLLNLEVVAESSLMSILRWSFKTNMDKMMSSGGNGKIALVNGCEFAFISLSAHENDLRIPDSLPCLHDDVVAAAVGASTNLSPDQKKLQGTAGRGVFGGIIKGLKVGEVDDNSYLSEAGSNDPLLLEGIFSEPLTLRTSIPNPTAHDGVIELNIDDIEIDEPATVSSSSHQTKHDESARKGERERLFEGASADTKPRPRTREEIIAKYRKTGDASSAALQARDKLVQRQEKLERISRRTEELQNGAEDFASMASELAKRMENRKWWNMF